The window GACGTGTGGGGGAATTCGCGTGATGCTTTACATACTAGATGTCGGAAAATGCTTTGTTAGTATGTAAAATAAACTGTTAAAAGTGCTTTTTGATTGTTAGTTTATTTGTGATTTTGCGAAAATTACATACTAAAGCCCTCCAACAGGCAAAATAGTATGTAAGGGACGTATTTTTGAACTCAAATTGATTAAATAACATATATTTAAAACATGTTGAAGAGGTTGCCTTTCATCTTGATTGCGCTGATGGCGGTTGCTGCGATGGCGGCGACTTCCGCCGTGACGGGCTCGTTCATGGATTTGCGCGATGGCCACGTCTACAAGACAGCCACAATCGGCTCGCAGACGTGGATGGCGGAGAACCTGAATTACGAAGCAGACTATAGCCGTTGCTATGGGGGCGATTATGCTGCTTGCGCCAGGGAAGGGCAGCTGTACGAATGGAAAAGTGCAATGATCGCATGTCCTGCGGGTTGGCATCTTCCGAGTAAAAGCGAATTTGAGATGTTGTTCGAAGCCGTGGGCGGGAAGTCGGTCGCAGGGAAAATGCTCAAGTCAAAACATGGTTGGCGCGACATGTCGGGCAAGGAATCGGCTGGCAACGGCACGGATGCGTTCTCGTTCTCTGCCAGTCCCGATATCAGGAGGAGCTGGGACGCGAACTTCTGGATTTCCGAGGGAGATGACAACTTTATATACTATGTAAGCCTGAGTTATTATAGCGATAGTGTGTTTATAAACTATGCAGGTAGCCTGCCGAGGATTAGCGATTCCTGGTATAACGTTCGCTGTGTCAAGGATGAATCTGCGGAGCCTTTTTCTTTCAAGAAAGACAAAGGGTTTGTCAAGTTTATTCCGGATTATATTATGCCGGATTACCGTAATGGGCATATAAAGGACTTTCGTGATGGTTTGACCTACAGGACGGTCACTATTGGCGACCAGACGTGGATGGCGGAAAACCTGAATTACGAGGCAGATGGTAGCGCTTGCTACGAAGATAGCACAAGTAATTGCGACAAGTACGGGCGCCTCTACACTTGGGGGGCGGCAAAAGACGCTTGCCCGTCAGGATGGCGCTTGCCGAAAATGAAAGAGTTCCTTACGTTGTTTGAAAATGTAGGCGGGTCATCGACCGCTGCCAAAATGCTAAAATCCAGGACAGGATGGCATTGGCATGTTTGGGAAAGCGACCATTATGTGAGTACAAAACCGATAAGAACTAGAAGGAAAAGCATAATGACGGACGGCAATGGCATAGATGCATTTTCGTTTACCGCCTTGCCCGAAAGCGATCGCGGCGAGAATGTGTGCTTCTGGAGTTCTGACGGGTTTGATTCTGAAAGCAATTTCAAGTATGCCATGACAATGGAGTATATGATGGATGAGGCGAACTACAACTCTTTCTATACCGAAGATGACTTCTTTGGAGGTCCGTATTGGTGTGCTGTCCGTTGCTTCAAGGAAAAAACTGCAAAAAAGACCAAGGAACCGTCGCCTGCAAAAGTTGAAAATGCGGTAAAATTTAAGATGGATGATTTTAGACTTGTAACGGATTATAACGTGACGGATTATCGTAGCGGGATTATGACGGATGAACGTGACGGGCAAAAATACAGGACGGTTGTCATAGGCAAGCAGACGTGGATGGCGGAAAACCTGAATTACAGGACGGAAGGAAGCTATTGCTACGATGATGACGAACTGACCTGTTTCCAGTATGGCCGCCTTTATAAATGGGAGCCAGCAACGGATGCCTGCCCAGCCGGTTGGCATCTGCCGAGCTATAAGGAAATTCTGGACTTGAAAATAGAACTGAGCCATGAAGTGTACAATGATTCGGTTTCCGCCGACATGCTCAAATCCAGGACGGGATGGAAAAGTGTGGTAGACTCGTCGGGACCGATGTGCAAGAATCTTTTGCTATGTGGAAGTGAACGGAAGGGGACGGATTTGTTCGGGTTCTCTGTGCTACCGACGGGATTCAGGGTGAGCGACAGGTTAAATAGTAAGGCAATTCTTAATCTTCTGAGAGAGATTCATTACTTGCATGCTGATGAAAAGTATGAATCGAAAAAACATAGCGATTACCGAGGCGAGGGTGAACAGGCGCTTTTCTGGACGTCCTCGGAGGTGTTTATAAGCAGGAATAAAGGAGGAAAAGTGCATCTCGCCTCTTTTGAATACAAGTATGGCGGAATTGGCCTAGAATATGGCGATAAAGATAACGGCTATTCTGTCCGCTGCGTAAAGGACTAAATTTACAGTATGAAAGTTGCGCTTTTCGGTTCGACCGGCCTGATTGGAAAAAATGTCCTGAAACTCCTGGTGCGCCTTGACCAGGTGGAGCATGTGTACTGCCCGGTACGCCGCGTGCCCGAGCCCGCCGAAACGGGAATCTTGGAAGGTGCCGCAAAAATCGATTTCGATGTGGTCGACTTTGAACAGGTGGACAAGCTGCGCGAGAAGTTTGCGGGCCTCGACGCGGCGATATGCTGCCTGGGCACGACAATCAAGCAGGCGGGCAGCAAACCCGCGCAAGAAAGGATTGATTTGAGACTCCCGCTGACGCTGGCCGCCGTCGCGAAAAAAGCCGGCGTGAAGCATTTCCTCTGCGTGAGCGCGCAGGGCGCGAATTCGCATTCGCCGTTCTTCTACAACCGCCTGAAGGGCATGCTCGAAGAAGGGCTCACCATGATGAACTTCGAGTCGCTCACGCTGGTGAGACCTTCGCTATTGCTCGGGAAACACCGCGACAAGCGCTTTGGCGAAGAATTGATGCAGAAGCTGTTCGGCGGTCACCTCGCGATTATCCCAGCAAGGATTCGCCCTGTGTTTGCGGAATCGGTCGCGGCCCACCTGGTGGCTTCGCTCCTGAAGCCGCCTTCCGACCACGTGTGCGCAAGCGACGGCGTGAAGGGCAAGCGCATCATATACAACCGCGTGCTGTCGAGTACGAATGCGGATGCTTTTTTCCGGGAGAACTGAACTTAAGGGTTTTCAACCGTTTGTGTGCATGTCCTTGTGTCGGTGTCGTAGACCGCGCACTGGGACTTCGGTATGCTCTTGTAGCTGGCGCATTTGCCGCTGTTTCCCTTGTAGCTTGTGCAACAATCGCTTGTCTTGCAACTGATTTCGTCGGGGA of the Fibrobacter sp. genome contains:
- a CDS encoding fibrobacter succinogenes major paralogous domain-containing protein; this translates as MLKRLPFILIALMAVAAMAATSAVTGSFMDLRDGHVYKTATIGSQTWMAENLNYEADYSRCYGGDYAACAREGQLYEWKSAMIACPAGWHLPSKSEFEMLFEAVGGKSVAGKMLKSKHGWRDMSGKESAGNGTDAFSFSASPDIRRSWDANFWISEGDDNFIYYVSLSYYSDSVFINYAGSLPRISDSWYNVRCVKDESAEPFSFKKDKGFVKFIPDYIMPDYRNGHIKDFRDGLTYRTVTIGDQTWMAENLNYEADGSACYEDSTSNCDKYGRLYTWGAAKDACPSGWRLPKMKEFLTLFENVGGSSTAAKMLKSRTGWHWHVWESDHYVSTKPIRTRRKSIMTDGNGIDAFSFTALPESDRGENVCFWSSDGFDSESNFKYAMTMEYMMDEANYNSFYTEDDFFGGPYWCAVRCFKEKTAKKTKEPSPAKVENAVKFKMDDFRLVTDYNVTDYRSGIMTDERDGQKYRTVVIGKQTWMAENLNYRTEGSYCYDDDELTCFQYGRLYKWEPATDACPAGWHLPSYKEILDLKIELSHEVYNDSVSADMLKSRTGWKSVVDSSGPMCKNLLLCGSERKGTDLFGFSVLPTGFRVSDRLNSKAILNLLREIHYLHADEKYESKKHSDYRGEGEQALFWTSSEVFISRNKGGKVHLASFEYKYGGIGLEYGDKDNGYSVRCVKD
- a CDS encoding NAD(P)H-binding protein — protein: MKVALFGSTGLIGKNVLKLLVRLDQVEHVYCPVRRVPEPAETGILEGAAKIDFDVVDFEQVDKLREKFAGLDAAICCLGTTIKQAGSKPAQERIDLRLPLTLAAVAKKAGVKHFLCVSAQGANSHSPFFYNRLKGMLEEGLTMMNFESLTLVRPSLLLGKHRDKRFGEELMQKLFGGHLAIIPARIRPVFAESVAAHLVASLLKPPSDHVCASDGVKGKRIIYNRVLSSTNADAFFREN